The following are from one region of the Edwardsiella tarda ATCC 15947 = NBRC 105688 genome:
- the traW gene encoding type-F conjugative transfer system protein TraW, protein MRRRWGWLGICWSAQVACAADLGTWGDLYPVAEPDMLTLITQRLAQLQRSGAWDKEMQAFKKRVITHSQRPVPVEGITTATHYASRYFDPSVQLSEDLRDDQGRLFARRGEVINPLKTVPFMETLYFIDADSPAQVDWMKRQKPATLLFKIILIKGDIPAASAALDSRVYFDQNGALCQRLGITSVPARVTPAPSGLRLHIETFAPEETGQ, encoded by the coding sequence ATGCGTCGGCGTTGGGGATGGTTAGGGATCTGTTGGAGCGCCCAGGTGGCCTGTGCGGCCGATTTGGGTACCTGGGGCGATCTGTATCCGGTTGCCGAGCCGGATATGCTGACGCTGATCACCCAGCGTCTGGCACAGCTACAGAGGTCGGGAGCCTGGGATAAGGAGATGCAGGCTTTCAAGAAGCGGGTGATTACACATAGCCAGCGTCCGGTACCTGTCGAGGGGATCACCACGGCGACACACTATGCTTCACGCTACTTCGACCCAAGCGTGCAGCTCTCTGAGGATCTGCGTGATGACCAGGGACGGCTATTTGCCCGGCGGGGGGAGGTGATTAACCCGCTGAAGACGGTGCCGTTCATGGAAACACTCTACTTTATCGATGCCGACTCACCGGCGCAGGTGGACTGGATGAAGCGGCAGAAGCCCGCCACGCTGTTATTCAAGATTATTCTGATCAAGGGGGATATTCCCGCCGCCTCGGCGGCTTTGGATAGCCGGGTCTATTTCGACCAGAACGGGGCATTATGCCAACGTCTGGGGATCACCTCGGTACCGGCGCGTGTGACACCTGCACCCAGTGGGTTACGGCTGCATATTGAAACCTTTGCACCCGAGGAGACTGGCCAATGA
- the trbI gene encoding type-F conjugative transfer system protein TrbI → MTTSPITSQRKRRLGWGVLFASLLLANAAISWGIGHYSAPRAVAFDMKQTVDAFFDSASQKTLSEAQTRALSARFNAALEQSLQTYQQQHHVLILVAPAVVQGAPDITRVIQQDIARRMREAG, encoded by the coding sequence ACGTCGCAACGGAAACGCCGCCTGGGGTGGGGCGTATTGTTTGCCAGCCTGCTGTTGGCCAATGCGGCCATTTCCTGGGGCATTGGTCATTACAGCGCCCCGCGTGCCGTGGCCTTTGATATGAAGCAAACCGTCGATGCGTTTTTTGATAGCGCCAGTCAGAAGACACTCTCGGAAGCGCAAACCCGGGCGCTATCAGCACGCTTTAACGCGGCCCTGGAGCAAAGCCTGCAAACCTATCAACAGCAACACCATGTTCTGATTTTGGTGGCGCCGGCAGTAGTCCAGGGCGCGCCAGATATTACCCGTGTTATCCAGCAAGATATCGCACGTCGTATGCGGGAGGCAGGGTAA